One region of Deltaproteobacteria bacterium PRO3 genomic DNA includes:
- the rnc gene encoding ribonuclease III, protein MPEKISREEKKQLKAFEKKLGYRFSKKALLKNALTHKSYANERRLDAADHNERLEYLGDAVLELIVSHLLMENYPQAAEGELSKLRASIVNEKTLAGVAVAHEVGNYLYLGKGEEMGSGREKPSLLANALEAVLGAIYLDRGFKKAFRVIKRIALELFEQVGQEGFYKDYKTQLQERAQVLFKTVPKYKLVKESGPDHDKTFEINLTIRGELMGVGVGKSKKNAEQAAAKEALERIEKQAATGAAVASH, encoded by the coding sequence TTGCCGGAAAAGATCAGCCGGGAAGAGAAAAAACAGCTGAAGGCCTTTGAAAAGAAGCTAGGCTACCGATTCAGCAAAAAAGCTCTTCTCAAGAACGCACTGACCCACAAGTCCTACGCCAACGAACGCCGCCTCGACGCCGCCGATCATAATGAGCGCCTCGAGTACCTGGGCGACGCCGTCCTCGAGCTCATCGTCTCCCATCTTTTGATGGAAAACTACCCGCAGGCCGCCGAGGGCGAGCTGAGCAAGCTGCGCGCCTCCATCGTCAACGAGAAGACGCTGGCCGGGGTCGCGGTCGCCCATGAGGTCGGCAACTACTTGTATCTCGGGAAGGGCGAGGAGATGGGCTCGGGTCGCGAGAAGCCCAGCCTCTTGGCCAACGCATTGGAAGCGGTCTTGGGCGCCATCTACCTGGACCGCGGTTTCAAAAAGGCCTTCCGCGTCATTAAGCGCATCGCCCTCGAGCTCTTCGAACAGGTCGGACAAGAGGGCTTCTATAAGGACTACAAGACCCAGCTCCAAGAGCGGGCCCAGGTCCTGTTCAAGACCGTCCCCAAGTACAAACTGGTGAAGGAGTCCGGCCCCGACCACGATAAGACCTTCGAGATCAACCTCACGATCCGCGGCGAGCTGATGGGCGTCGGCGTCGGCAAAAGCAAGAAGAACGCCGAGCAGGCCGCCGCCAAAGAGGCCCTCGAGCGCATTGAGAAGCAGGCGGCCACCGGCGCGGCCGTCGCTTCCCACTGA